The DNA window TTATATGTAAGCAACAAGGCAACTTGCATAACCAACTCGTATTAGTTGAGTTGGCCGTTagatcaagaatttaaacctcTGCACCTGCAGAAAATGCATTCTTTGGTCTAGAGATGCGAATCACTCTCCCTAATTTCCCTCGGCTCAGTTGGATCCTCCCTTGGattagagtaggagtaggagtGCAGAAGTTACCtattaacaaaaaaagaaagaaagaaaaggctaCTTGCATCTTtaccacccaaaaaaaaaaaagaaaaaaaagaaagaatatgCAAGTTGCATCTTCAACGGGAGCCGCTTCAAAAGTAAATGTAAGGTTCCTTTCCATAAGGATCTTTACataattaaaaacaaaattaacgaGGATACAACATGGCGTGCTGTAATGTTTAAACAACTCGCCGATTACTGGTAATTTCTTGAGGCATCACTTGAGAGCataatattccaacatttattctCCAGGGAAAGAAGGACAAATCAGAAAAACAGACTAGTTGAAGGCATCTCGAAGACAATTGTAAACGCTTAATTAATTTTAATTCCAGTCTTCCTTGcccataaaaaagaaagaagcgTCAACAGAGAAAAGCTGAGAGAAGGCGGGGGAGTTAATTAGGAGGTAGGTTTCTGAATCACAAAAGCCGTGCATTGCACCTGCTTTACATTGTCAAATGCCAAGCAACGAATATAAGCATTTGGATATGCCTTTTTGCATTCTTGGATTTCATTAAGAACCTGAGAGGAATCAGTGCAGCCAAACATGGGCAACTTCCACAATGTCCAATACCTCCCATCGTAATAACCTGGCATCTTGCTGTTTTCCCTATGCACAAAACCGTCCTTTGAGAAGGCAGAGGAAAAGGTATTAGATAGCTACGTAATTGAACTGTCTAAATCATGTTGCAGTAGAATAAACAGAGCGACTCGAGACAGATTCAATGAACCAAAAATGCGTGCACTAATTGCATTTGCATCACTTATTTATGAAAAAGATTATAGCTATTTGTAGTACGAATCTTTGCATTAATATATTCGAAagactcttttttttctcttactTTTTGGCCTGTTTAAGCTAAGAGAATCTAGTATAAGAGCatcttcattatttttttcataCACAGTAACAAATTTGGCTAAACCACTGGCGGTACCGCCAAGTTGTTGCTAAAATTGTGAGAAATGAGTACTTTTGACAAGGCCCATGTACTACTCTCTTTCTTCTGAATGTAAACAAAAACCAAAGTCGAGGTTTTTATCTGATATTTATATCTGAATCAAAGACAAAATCAAGTTTCTTTAACCTACCGCATCAAATTCAAGGCATGGGATCCATCCATTTTTTAGCATATAATCAATCTCCCGTGCGATTGATTCATCCGAGAGAGGTGGAAGGTATGATAGGGTCTCGAGTTTCTTGCTGTTAATTGGATTCCATGTCTGTCAAAAAGTCACGTTACGGAGTCCGATCAAACCATCTAGGGGTCGTATTACAAGTAGAACACGAtgtaaaacaaaaacaaaatcggAAGGAAACCTTCATGCAGTGAATTCTGGATGCATTTGAGATAGTTTTGCGACTCCATGCAGCTGAATCCTTGACAGCAGAAAGCTTGGAACAGTTTGGTTTCAGGCCAATATAGATTGATCCCACAACAGGAACTGCTGAAAGACTTGCTGtagacatttttttttgtgaagtACTTGGTGAAGATGGGATGTTGGGGACAATAGagaaaattttacaaaaaagtGAATTATTAATAGCGATGGTGCCCTGTCTTATAATAGTAAACTCGAAGAGTTGTTGATGACACTGCGCTGCAATTGCTGTTAGTTGTTAGGGAAAGGACAAGAGGAGAGGGGTAAGAATTTGATGGGCTGAGGTATGATCAGTTAAGGGAAGAAGATGTAGATTGTAGATTTTAGACTGAGTTTTGTTATGCAATTTTGCTTTGGTCTCATCACCAAGCTGCCATACCTTTGGAATTTTTGATGGTCTTCCTAACGCCTACCATTGGCAAATCTAGAATGATGTTGAATCCAATATTAAATTCAGCACGATCACTTGTGAAATTCTGGTAAATGATTAAGATGTAGTAACTTTTTAGGAGGAAAGAAGAAATAAGGGGATATCTTGAATGTGATGTGCCGTTCAATGTACCGGGCATTCTCTATTGTCTTGTCTTTTACGAATATATATATAGCTATCATTCTTCATCAATGTGTATTCATCAAAAGAAACAAGCTAGAAAACGAAGATGTGTACAATTTTTGCTTATTAACGTATATTAACTTCAGTCACTTCAATGGGATTGCATCCAGcataagttttggattgttgcaTTAAGGATTCATACTAGCTATAGGTCTCTAGATTGATTCGATTCGATAGGAGATCTTTCTCCTTCCTATGGTCCATTATACAATCCTGTAATGGAACTCAAATGGACCTTAGATTTCACCATCAATGGTTAGATAATTAACATGTCAATGAGCTTTAACAAGCACGAAGCTGTGGCTAAATCAAGCACAGGAGGCATAGCTTATTTGCTCTTCAAATGAAAATTAAGACAAATCAAAGATGTActgataggtcataatttgttgctaaatttataattattcttcccttgattttagccaaatattgcgttaattgatggattctacttatatttggttaatggtgctaaATTGTAGGAAAAAGAGCAAAACGTGACAAATAGGGACAATCTTCCAATTAATTTGATGGTAGCACGTTCGGGACCGattttcaagttcaattcaaaCTCTGAGCAGCTTTAGAGGAAGATTTGGAAGACTTGAATTCTAATTATTAGTCTTGTGGTTGAATTAGGAAACTTGAAATACttttttttgtggtttatttttctatttaggAGACTAGTTTTATTTGGTAGTAGACTTCCATTaggaaacaaaaagaacaaggaaaaacCGAATTCCCGCGTAATCAAGAGTTTGGCCAGCAACAATCTCAGCGGGAAGATTTGATTAGTTTCGGCCGCAAGGAAAGCAAAAAGGGGAGCCGTCACTTGCTTGGGCTAATTCGACTTGCTTTCATTAGTTTTTAGAGGAAAACCAATTGCAATCAGATTCTATGGAGTCTGGCAGAATTTCTTCTAGGATGCGTAGCTAAATCTCCAttttctagtcgaaggtcaatttgagAATTCGATTCCAAACATCTGTGAAatcgaattattttacttatttcttttattcattagtatttatatgttttctgcttttaattgttatagtttctgtgtatgattgaatagtGCGCAATATTTGATTATTCACGTAGGTTATTTTGCTAATTGGGGGTAGtggaatccgtaattgttcgattaCCTCCGTCCcggtagcaactggcgtaattggaaCATACAATctacttaaacaaaccctcgtagcgtgtttgttggttaggattaggcttttctaattattaatgcaatcgagaaattaaatcctatggtcgtacctaggattgtctcttgattagagaaatagtcaacggtcgtaccgtGACTATCGataaagtaaggaaaagttggctatcagagcttgttgatggctataaccaatctggtaatgagtaattgaattatctttgcatcgatgatcagttgaatggaccgtgtttgaaaagttgtacctttggctagagtcgtattggttattgattaattcctgtttatttctattagttgctttattagttggttaattagttattttatatttttcaaaaatccccCATCTCtggactctaaaagaaataagttatccccagtccctgtggattcgaccctgttcatcgctatatac is part of the Coffea eugenioides isolate CCC68of chromosome 6, Ceug_1.0, whole genome shotgun sequence genome and encodes:
- the LOC113776415 gene encoding ribulose bisphosphate carboxylase small chain clone 512-like; its protein translation is MSTASLSAVPVVGSIYIGLKPNCSKLSAVKDSAAWSRKTISNASRIHCMKTWNPINSKKLETLSYLPPLSDESIAREIDYMLKNGWIPCLEFDADGFVHRENSKMPGYYDGRYWTLWKLPMFGCTDSSQVLNEIQECKKAYPNAYIRCLAFDNVKQVQCTAFVIQKPTS